A single window of Granulibacter bethesdensis DNA harbors:
- the ybeY gene encoding rRNA maturation RNase YbeY, giving the protein MDPASSPNPASASFAPAGFLSDTDEDGVSPGYIVPEIIVTEPAWRRHIPHADRLIRRVARAAGSTADCVVLSCDRDVRRLNARHRGKDKPTNVLTFEPVGMPGAEGGEIVLALGVVLREAKAARKRPAHHLAHLLVHGVLHLHGHDHHHAGDARRMEAEEARIMRSLGMPNPWKRS; this is encoded by the coding sequence ATGGACCCGGCAAGTAGTCCCAACCCCGCGAGTGCCTCTTTTGCGCCCGCGGGGTTCCTTTCGGATACGGATGAGGACGGGGTCTCACCCGGTTACATCGTGCCCGAGATCATCGTCACGGAGCCGGCCTGGCGGCGGCATATCCCGCATGCCGACAGGCTGATCCGCCGGGTCGCCAGAGCAGCGGGCAGCACGGCGGATTGTGTGGTGCTGAGTTGTGACCGTGATGTGCGCCGCCTGAATGCCCGGCATCGCGGCAAGGACAAACCAACCAATGTGCTGACTTTCGAACCGGTCGGAATGCCCGGTGCTGAAGGGGGCGAAATCGTTCTCGCGCTCGGCGTCGTGCTGCGGGAAGCAAAGGCCGCCCGCAAACGCCCGGCGCATCATCTGGCCCATCTGCTGGTGCATGGCGTGTTGCATCTGCACGGGCACGATCACCATCACGCCGGAGACGCCAGACGCATGGAAGCGGAAGAAGCCCGCA